From the genome of Globicephala melas chromosome 16, mGloMel1.2, whole genome shotgun sequence, one region includes:
- the CYP2E1 gene encoding cytochrome P450 2E1, producing MAALGIVVALLVWMATLLLISIWKHIYSSWQLPPGPFPLPIVGNIFQLEFKDIPKSFTRLAERFGPVFTLYLGSRRFVVLHGYKAVKEVLLDYRNEFSGRGEIPAFRVHQDKGIIFNNGPTWQDTRRFSLTTLRDFGMGKQGNEQRIQREAQLLLGALRKTHGQPFDPTFVIGFAPYNVISDILFHRRADYNDRTALRMLSLFNENFYLLSTPWIQLYNNFSGCIRYLPGSHRKLMKNVSEIKEYALEGVKDHQRSLEASCPRDFTDTMLLEMEKEKHSTDPVYTLDNIAVTVADLLFAGTETTSTTLRYGLLILMKYPEVEEKLHEEIDRVIGPSRIPAIKDRLDMPYLDAVVHEIQRFIDLIPSNLFHEATRDTVFRGYVIPKGTVIIPTLDSLLYDSQEFPGPEKFKPEHFLNENGKFKYSDHFKPFSAGKRVCVGEGLARMELFLFLASILQHFNLKSPVDPMDIDLSPIAVGFAKVPPHYRLCVIPRSQV from the exons ATGGCCGCCCTGGGCATCGTGGTCGCCCTGCTGGTGTGGATGGCCACCCTGCTGCTCATCTCCATCTGGAAACACATCTACAGCAGCTGGCAACTGCCCCCTGGCCCTTTCCCACTGCCCATCGTTGGGAACATTTTCCAGTTGGAATTTAAGGATATTCCCAAGTCCTTCACCAGG CTGGCAGAGCGTTTCGGCCCGGTGTTCACCCTGTACCTGGGCTCACGGCGCTTCGTGGTCCTGCACGGCTACAAGGCCGTGAAGGAGGTCCTGCTCGACTACAGGAATGAGTTTTCTGGCAGAGGAGAAATCCCCGCGTTCCGGGTGCACCAGGACAAAG GGATTATTTTCAATAATGGACCGACCTGGCAGGACACCCGGCGGTTCTCCCTGACCACCCTCCGTGACTTCGGGATGGGGAAACAGGGCAATGAGCAGCGGATCCAGAGGGAGGCCCAGCTCCTGCTGGGGGCGCTCCGGAAGACCCATG GCCAGCCCTTCGACCCCACCTTTGTCATCGGCTTCGCGCCCTACAACGTCATCTCCGACATCCTCTTCCACAGACGCGCTGACTACAACGACAGGACGGCCCTGAGGATGCTGAGTCTGTTCAATGAGAACTTCTACCTGCTCAGCACACCCTGGATCCAG ctTTATAATAATTTCTCAGGCTGTATACGTTACCTGCCTGGAagccatagaaaactaatgaaaaatgtgtctgaaATAAAAGAGTACGCTCTAGAAGGAGTGAAGGACCACCAGAGGTCGCTGGAGGCCAGCTGCCCCCGAGACTTCACTGACACCATGCTGTTGGAAATGGAGAAG GAAAAACACAGTACAGACCCTGTGTACACTTTGGACAACATTGCCGTGACCGTGGCTGACCTGCTCTTTGCGGGGACAGAGACCACCAGCACCACCCTGAGATACGGGCTCCTGATTCTCATGAAATACCCGGAGGTCGAAG AGAAACTTCATGAGGAAATTGACAGGGTGATTGGGCCAAGCCGAATCCCTGCCATCAAGGACAGGCTGGATATGCCCTACCTGGATGCCGTGGTGCATGAGATTCAGCGATTCATCGACCTCATTCCCTCCAACCTGTTCCACGAAGCAACCCGGGACACAGTGTTCAGAGGATACGTCATCCCCAAG GGCACAGTCATAATTCCGACACTGGACTCCCTCTTGTATGACAGCCAAGAATTCCCCGGACCAGAGAAGTTTAAGCCAGAGCACTTTctgaatgaaaatggaaagttCAAGTACAGTGACCATTTCAAGCCATTTTCCGCAG GAAAGCGGGTGTGTGTTGGAGAAGGCCTGGCTCGCATGGAACTGTTCCTGTTCTTGGCCTCCATCCTGCAGCACTTTAACTTGAAGTCGCCAGTGGACCCCATGGATATCGACCTCAGCCCCATCGCAGTTGGGTTTGCCAAGGTCCCCCCCCATTACAGACTCTGTGTCATTCCCCGCTCACAAGTGTGA